From the Roseibium sp. HPY-6 genome, one window contains:
- a CDS encoding CDP-alcohol phosphatidyltransferase family protein yields MFDARIRPLIDPPLNRVGHLLARAGVSPNAVTLFGFAIGIGAAVAIASGFFLLGFVLIALNRLADGLDGALARATQKTDLGGYLDITLDFFFYGAIPLAFAIQDPAANALPAAALLCSFYANGSAFLAFAIMAERRGLSTDKQGAKSLYYLGGLAEGTETIALFLLMALFPSWFALLAWAFAAVCFVSAVARVMIGVKSLDRH; encoded by the coding sequence GTGTTCGACGCCCGCATACGACCTCTGATCGACCCACCGCTCAATCGGGTGGGGCACCTTCTTGCCAGAGCCGGGGTCAGCCCGAATGCCGTCACGCTTTTCGGCTTTGCGATCGGCATCGGGGCGGCTGTCGCGATCGCTTCAGGATTTTTTCTTCTCGGTTTCGTTCTGATCGCTCTGAACCGCCTTGCCGACGGGCTCGACGGTGCTCTGGCCCGTGCGACGCAAAAAACCGATCTTGGCGGCTACCTGGATATCACTCTGGATTTCTTCTTCTATGGGGCTATCCCTCTGGCATTTGCAATCCAAGATCCCGCCGCCAATGCCCTGCCCGCTGCGGCGCTGCTTTGCAGTTTCTACGCCAACGGATCCGCGTTCCTTGCCTTTGCGATCATGGCGGAACGACGCGGTCTTTCAACCGACAAACAGGGTGCGAAATCTCTCTATTATCTGGGTGGACTGGCGGAAGGCACTGAAACAATTGCCTTGTTTCTGCTCATGGCCCTATTCCCGTCATGGTTTGCCTTGCTTGCCTGGGCCTTTGCCGCGGTCTGCTTCGTCTCGGCAGTCGCACGCGTGATGATCGGTGTCAAATCACTGGACAGGCACTAG
- a CDS encoding quinone-dependent dihydroorotate dehydrogenase: MTAGWLESLTLKGLQALEAETAHRVTVLAMKSGLLSRASGTPDPRLAVQFWDLHFPNPLGIAAGFDKNAEVPDALLKLGFGFTEVGSVTPKAQPGNPRPRVFRLPADEGVINRYGFNNDGHDAIRKRLLSRKKAGGIVGINVGANKDATDRIADYVSGITEFADLASFFTVNISSPNTPGLRDLQARSALAELLEGVSNARRECADRTGRRVPLLLKIAPDIVEEDLKDIVEEVLENAIDGLIVSNTTVDRDGLSRSGPYQALGGLSGKPLFRKSTIVLAKARRLAGPGLPIIGVGGIDSAETAWSKITAGADLLQLYSSLVFKGPSLIGEILSGLSAKLDQHGLTSLREARDREMESWASEAH; this comes from the coding sequence ATGACGGCAGGCTGGCTGGAAAGTCTCACGCTCAAGGGACTTCAAGCCCTTGAAGCGGAAACGGCTCATCGCGTCACGGTTCTTGCCATGAAATCCGGTCTCTTGTCCCGCGCTTCCGGGACGCCGGACCCCCGACTGGCGGTGCAGTTTTGGGATTTGCACTTTCCCAATCCCCTCGGGATAGCTGCCGGTTTCGACAAGAATGCCGAGGTGCCCGATGCCTTGCTGAAACTCGGTTTTGGGTTTACGGAAGTCGGGTCGGTCACGCCAAAGGCGCAACCCGGAAATCCGCGTCCGCGTGTCTTTCGGTTGCCCGCCGATGAAGGCGTCATAAACCGTTACGGCTTCAACAATGACGGCCACGATGCCATTCGCAAACGGCTGCTTTCCAGGAAAAAAGCGGGCGGTATCGTCGGTATCAATGTCGGTGCGAACAAGGACGCGACAGATCGCATTGCCGACTATGTGAGCGGCATAACGGAATTTGCCGATCTGGCCTCGTTTTTTACGGTGAATATCTCCTCTCCCAACACACCCGGCTTGAGGGATCTCCAGGCGCGCTCAGCGCTTGCCGAACTCCTTGAAGGCGTCTCCAATGCACGCCGCGAATGTGCGGACAGAACTGGCCGTAGGGTTCCGCTGCTCCTCAAGATTGCTCCCGACATTGTCGAGGAGGATCTGAAGGACATTGTCGAGGAGGTGCTTGAAAACGCCATCGACGGTTTGATCGTTTCCAACACCACCGTGGACAGGGACGGACTGAGCCGCTCGGGGCCGTACCAGGCGCTCGGTGGCCTGTCCGGAAAACCGCTTTTCAGAAAGTCGACAATCGTTCTTGCAAAGGCACGCAGGCTGGCCGGACCGGGTTTGCCGATCATCGGGGTCGGCGGCATCGACAGTGCCGAGACCGCCTGGAGCAAGATCACGGCCGGAGCAGATCTTCTCCAGCTCTATTCCTCGTTGGTTTTCAAAGGCCCGTCGCTGATTGGTGAAATTCTCTCAGGCCTTTCCGCCAAACTCGATCAGCACGGGCTGACGTCCCTGCGCGAGGCGCGGGACCGGGAGATGGAGTCCTGGGCATCTGAAGCCCATTAG
- a CDS encoding DUF952 domain-containing protein encodes MTLIFKIVPKSMWQEAVVANVFTGAPVDLADGFIHFSTAEQVRETAAKHFSGQKDLLLAAFEADRFADALKWEPSRGGALFPHLYATLDPATALWVKELPVSSKGAHVFPELGE; translated from the coding sequence ATGACGCTGATTTTCAAGATCGTCCCGAAGTCGATGTGGCAGGAAGCGGTAGTGGCGAATGTCTTCACAGGTGCTCCGGTTGACCTTGCTGACGGATTTATCCACTTCTCGACCGCCGAACAGGTTCGCGAAACGGCTGCCAAACACTTCAGCGGCCAAAAGGATCTTCTGCTAGCGGCATTTGAAGCGGACAGATTTGCAGATGCGTTGAAATGGGAACCCTCCAGAGGCGGGGCATTGTTTCCGCACCTTTATGCCACCCTGGATCCTGCAACAGCCTTATGGGTCAAGGAGCTGCCAGTGTCTTCTAAAGGAGCGCACGTTTTCCCGGAGCTTGGCGAATGA
- a CDS encoding von Willebrand factor type A domain-containing protein — protein sequence MPDKSEAVSEAAAVDQARTDTEVVTAVPGSKPFAQEIDWTDRFSRTRQHRQLAQSEPSRPASTDQRQVYTSHLGVPTAKAANEARERQAQVRLGAGSLDGVSSQGLTASSSAFAPPSSDRLRKQADVARRQSAAAMPHDLSRERFPQAIGGTVNKVASAPVSTYSIDVDTASYSFVRNNLVNGARPHPQAVRPEELINYFSYDYPLPDSPEVPFSTNVSMIDTPWNADTKLLQIGLQGYKIPLADLPPQHLVFLIDTSGSMNRPDKLPLLKQAFRLLLATLREEDTIAIVTYAGHARVALEPTPASDKISIADAVNSLWPGGGTAGHAGLQEAYALADSMRENGGNARILLATDGDFNVGLSSVSALKDYIKNQSNNGIGLSVLGFGRGNYNDALMQTLAQNGNGFAAYIDTLAEARKVLVESVVGSLMTIASDVKIQVEFNPATIAEYRLIGYETRALQREDFNNDKVDAGDIGAGHTVTALYEVTPVGSPAMRLDDLRYQVSETIPATAVSDEFADEVAFVKLRYKLPGETKSRLISTPVKFSTSEIPESETLFAAAVAGFAQHLQGSSYLGAWTLGEMAEMARTHAGDDRLGYRAEFLSLLQLADFAEN from the coding sequence ATGCCGGATAAATCTGAGGCTGTTTCCGAAGCAGCGGCCGTTGATCAGGCTCGTACTGACACCGAGGTTGTAACGGCCGTTCCCGGTTCGAAACCTTTCGCACAAGAGATCGACTGGACTGATCGGTTTTCACGAACGCGGCAACACAGACAGCTCGCGCAATCTGAGCCATCAAGGCCGGCATCCACCGATCAAAGGCAGGTTTACACGTCGCATCTTGGTGTTCCGACGGCCAAGGCCGCAAATGAAGCGCGTGAACGCCAAGCTCAAGTCAGATTGGGAGCCGGGTCGCTCGACGGGGTAAGCTCTCAGGGGCTGACCGCTTCTTCCTCCGCTTTCGCGCCACCAAGCTCTGACAGGTTAAGGAAACAAGCTGATGTGGCCCGTCGGCAGTCTGCCGCAGCGATGCCGCATGACTTAAGCCGCGAGCGGTTTCCGCAGGCGATCGGTGGCACTGTTAACAAGGTTGCGAGCGCGCCGGTATCGACTTATTCAATCGATGTCGACACCGCCTCCTACTCTTTTGTGAGGAACAATCTCGTCAACGGCGCGCGTCCGCATCCGCAAGCCGTCAGACCCGAAGAATTGATCAATTACTTCAGTTACGACTACCCGCTTCCAGACTCGCCAGAAGTTCCGTTTTCGACAAATGTTTCGATGATCGACACGCCCTGGAATGCGGACACCAAGCTGCTTCAGATCGGATTGCAGGGTTACAAGATACCCCTTGCGGATCTGCCGCCGCAGCATCTCGTGTTTCTGATCGATACGTCCGGATCGATGAACCGGCCCGACAAGCTGCCGCTCCTCAAGCAGGCCTTTCGGTTGCTGCTCGCAACCTTGCGGGAGGAAGATACGATTGCCATCGTGACTTATGCAGGGCACGCCCGAGTGGCGCTTGAGCCGACACCAGCTTCGGACAAGATATCAATTGCAGATGCTGTCAATTCGCTCTGGCCTGGCGGAGGCACCGCGGGACATGCCGGTCTGCAGGAGGCTTATGCTCTTGCGGACAGTATGCGGGAAAACGGAGGCAACGCGCGTATCCTCCTGGCGACAGACGGCGATTTCAATGTCGGCCTTTCCAGTGTCAGTGCTTTGAAGGACTACATCAAAAATCAGAGTAACAATGGTATCGGACTTTCAGTGCTGGGCTTTGGGCGCGGAAACTACAACGATGCCCTTATGCAAACGCTGGCGCAGAACGGCAACGGGTTTGCGGCCTATATCGATACGCTTGCAGAGGCTCGAAAAGTGCTTGTTGAAAGCGTTGTCGGATCCCTCATGACGATTGCGAGCGATGTAAAGATCCAGGTTGAATTCAATCCCGCAACCATCGCCGAATACAGATTGATCGGGTATGAGACGCGCGCGCTGCAACGCGAGGATTTCAATAACGACAAAGTAGACGCCGGTGATATCGGTGCGGGACACACCGTCACGGCGCTTTATGAGGTCACCCCGGTCGGATCTCCTGCAATGCGTCTTGATGATTTGCGATATCAGGTAAGCGAAACAATACCCGCCACCGCTGTTAGCGATGAATTTGCCGACGAAGTGGCTTTCGTTAAGCTCCGCTACAAGCTCCCCGGCGAAACCAAAAGCCGCCTGATCAGCACACCTGTCAAATTCTCCACGTCTGAGATCCCGGAAAGTGAAACGCTCTTTGCGGCGGCTGTTGCCGGTTTTGCACAGCACCTGCAAGGATCCAGCTATCTGGGCGCCTGGACGTTGGGCGAGATGGCAGAAATGGCGCGAACTCATGCCGGAGACGACAGGCTAGGATACAGAGCCGAGTTCTTATCACTTTTGCAGCTTGCCGACTTTGCTGAGAACTGA
- a CDS encoding Stf0 family sulfotransferase produces MGTQDKSGYQAYVICTSPRSGSTLLCKLLAATGQAGDPKSYFHKASLDAWQAHFGLEGEVFPGERERLSVLFETARQKGSAGTGIFGLRLQRGSFDFFSAKLNSLHPELTSLSARIEAVFGKPLFIHLTRDDKVAQAVSFVKASQTGLWHQAPDGTEIERLAPPQEPAYDHARIRQHVEEMMAYDQAWIDWFEDEGLTPRRITYDELARQPVAAVETILRELGQDPKAAAGIELPVARLSDKTNREWIERFRAEETGSSSGS; encoded by the coding sequence ATGGGAACGCAGGATAAGTCGGGATACCAGGCCTACGTCATCTGCACGTCGCCCCGCAGCGGCAGCACGCTCTTGTGCAAGCTTCTCGCGGCAACAGGGCAGGCGGGTGACCCGAAGTCCTACTTTCACAAAGCCAGTCTTGATGCCTGGCAGGCTCATTTCGGGCTGGAAGGCGAGGTTTTTCCAGGTGAACGCGAACGGCTTTCTGTTCTTTTTGAAACGGCCCGGCAAAAAGGCTCTGCCGGAACCGGGATCTTCGGTCTGAGATTGCAGCGCGGGAGTTTTGACTTCTTCTCAGCGAAGCTCAATTCCCTTCATCCGGAATTGACGAGCCTTTCAGCACGGATCGAGGCCGTGTTCGGCAAACCGTTGTTTATCCATCTCACCCGGGACGACAAGGTTGCCCAGGCTGTCTCCTTCGTGAAAGCCAGCCAGACGGGGCTCTGGCACCAGGCGCCGGACGGGACCGAAATAGAAAGGCTGGCACCGCCGCAGGAACCAGCCTATGACCACGCACGGATCAGGCAGCACGTCGAAGAGATGATGGCATATGATCAGGCCTGGATCGACTGGTTCGAGGACGAAGGTCTGACGCCGCGGCGCATAACCTATGATGAACTCGCCCGTCAGCCCGTTGCAGCGGTCGAGACGATCCTCAGGGAACTTGGGCAGGATCCGAAAGCGGCTGCAGGCATTGAGCTCCCCGTCGCACGGCTGTCGGACAAGACCAACCGGGAATGGATCGAGCGTTTCAGAGCCGAGGAAACAGGCTCGTCATCCGGGTCCTGA
- the apaG gene encoding Co2+/Mg2+ efflux protein ApaG: MSGSYSATTQGIEVSVEPFYLDDESKPEESEFIWAYMVEIHNGGSEPVQLKTRYWQITDALGRQEEVSGDGVVGEQPVIEPGETYEYSSHCPLSTDSGIMAGSYAMERPDGSRFDVAIPAFSLDLPDAIRSLN; encoded by the coding sequence GTGTCAGGCAGCTACAGCGCCACAACGCAAGGGATCGAAGTCTCGGTCGAACCGTTTTATCTGGACGATGAATCGAAACCGGAAGAAAGCGAGTTCATCTGGGCGTATATGGTGGAGATCCATAATGGCGGCTCGGAACCGGTTCAGTTGAAAACCAGGTACTGGCAGATCACCGATGCTCTCGGCCGCCAGGAAGAGGTTTCCGGCGACGGTGTCGTCGGCGAGCAGCCGGTGATCGAACCGGGCGAAACCTACGAATATTCATCGCATTGCCCGCTGTCGACCGACAGCGGCATCATGGCGGGTTCCTACGCGATGGAGCGGCCCGACGGATCGCGGTTTGATGTTGCCATCCCTGCGTTTTCACTTGATCTGCCGGACGCCATCCGCAGCCTGAACTGA
- a CDS encoding lysine--tRNA ligase, producing the protein MTDQSLPLLDLSQDFVEAATKSKAWPFEEARKLVKRIGKRDPEKPVLFETGYGPSGLPHIGTFGEVLRTTMVRTAFRLLTEDKIPTRLLCFSDDMDGMRKIPENVPDRAALEPYLQLPLSAVPNPFGGDYESFAAHNNAMLRRFLDTFGFDYEFASATEYYKSGKFDEVLIRATEKYQKIMDVMLPTLGEERQATYSPFLPISPSSGRVLYVPMKEVNPADGTVTFDDETGEEITLSVTGGNVKLQWKPDFGMRWAALDVDFEMFGKDHQTNAPIYDKICNILGGKAPEHFVYELFLDEKGEKISKSKGNGLTIDEWLTYASPESLALYNFQKPKTAKKLYFDVIPKAVDEYYTFVQKYGQMPVEQKLQNPAWHIHSGNIPAIDMPVPFAMLLNLVSASNADNKEVLWAFISRYAPGVTAATHPELDALVGYAIRYFEDFVRPTKSFKAPDEVERTALEQLDAKLAELPDDADGAAIQDAVLDVARAIERYQDPNKKGPDGGPGVSVAWFSALYQLLLGQEKGPRFGSFVALYGIAETREMIRKALAGELSA; encoded by the coding sequence ATGACCGACCAATCCCTGCCTTTGCTTGACCTTTCGCAAGATTTTGTCGAGGCGGCCACGAAATCGAAAGCCTGGCCGTTCGAAGAAGCACGCAAACTGGTCAAACGCATCGGCAAGAGGGATCCGGAAAAACCGGTTCTGTTTGAAACCGGCTACGGTCCATCCGGATTGCCGCATATCGGAACGTTTGGGGAAGTCCTGCGCACCACCATGGTGCGCACAGCCTTCCGGCTGCTGACCGAAGACAAGATCCCGACGCGGTTGCTGTGCTTTTCCGACGATATGGACGGGATGCGCAAGATCCCGGAAAACGTGCCGGATCGCGCCGCGCTTGAACCTTATCTCCAATTGCCGCTTAGCGCCGTCCCAAATCCTTTTGGCGGCGATTACGAGAGCTTTGCCGCGCACAACAACGCGATGCTCCGCCGGTTCCTGGATACATTCGGCTTTGACTACGAGTTCGCGAGCGCAACGGAATACTACAAGTCCGGCAAGTTCGATGAGGTTCTGATCCGGGCAACGGAAAAGTATCAGAAGATCATGGACGTGATGCTGCCGACCCTTGGCGAAGAGCGTCAGGCGACCTATTCGCCCTTCCTGCCGATTTCACCGTCGTCGGGCCGTGTGCTCTATGTGCCGATGAAAGAGGTCAATCCGGCGGACGGTACGGTCACGTTTGACGACGAAACCGGCGAAGAGATCACCTTGTCCGTCACCGGCGGCAATGTGAAGCTGCAATGGAAGCCGGACTTCGGCATGCGCTGGGCGGCCCTTGACGTCGACTTCGAGATGTTCGGCAAGGATCACCAGACGAATGCACCGATCTACGACAAGATCTGCAACATTCTGGGCGGCAAGGCACCGGAACATTTCGTCTATGAGCTGTTCCTGGATGAAAAGGGCGAGAAGATTTCCAAGTCGAAGGGCAACGGTTTGACCATCGATGAATGGCTGACCTATGCCTCGCCGGAAAGCCTTGCGCTTTACAATTTCCAGAAGCCCAAGACGGCCAAGAAGCTCTACTTCGACGTCATCCCGAAGGCGGTCGACGAGTACTACACCTTCGTCCAGAAATACGGGCAAATGCCGGTGGAGCAGAAACTGCAGAACCCGGCCTGGCATATTCATTCCGGAAACATTCCAGCGATCGATATGCCGGTTCCGTTCGCGATGCTTTTGAACCTTGTCTCGGCGTCCAACGCGGACAACAAGGAGGTGCTGTGGGCTTTCATCTCCCGCTATGCGCCGGGCGTGACCGCGGCAACGCATCCCGAGCTGGATGCGCTGGTTGGGTATGCCATCCGCTACTTTGAGGATTTTGTCAGGCCGACGAAGTCATTCAAAGCGCCTGATGAGGTTGAGCGGACCGCTCTTGAGCAATTGGACGCCAAACTGGCGGAGCTGCCGGATGATGCCGACGGTGCTGCCATTCAGGACGCCGTCCTCGATGTAGCGCGGGCGATCGAACGGTATCAGGATCCGAACAAAAAGGGTCCCGATGGCGGGCCAGGCGTATCCGTCGCCTGGTTCTCAGCGCTTTATCAGCTGCTGCTTGGGCAGGAAAAAGGGCCGCGTTTCGGCTCCTTTGTCGCGCTCTATGGTATCGCGGAAACCCGAGAGATGATCCGCAAGGCGCTCGCCGGCGAATTGTCGGCTTAA
- a CDS encoding DMT family transporter: MNDNTLSRPQNIVGGVVLIVAAALTISIQDVVFKLFSSNMTLWQIFALRGMLAIPMLWAVLWARGVHRGVVRAAFGKWPMLRSVFITTTFLAFYAAIPFLSLSTVGAANYLAPIFVALLSAYAIGEAVGPFGRLGIVLGFAGVVVLLQPGTDAFSPWALLPVVGAAFYAMAHITTRVKCQDTPLSALSLSQTIVMLTAGVSVSALIYLVVPPGDLLREYPYIFGVWSDIGLTDWLVLALLAGLTIVIGMMLAGAYQAAPPAIVSTFEYSYLVFVAIWDILFFGISPSFASVTGMMMIVSAGLLVLRRKAR; encoded by the coding sequence TTGAACGACAACACGCTCTCCCGTCCGCAGAACATCGTCGGTGGTGTGGTCCTGATCGTTGCAGCGGCGCTTACGATCTCGATCCAGGATGTGGTGTTCAAGTTATTCAGCAGCAACATGACCCTGTGGCAGATTTTCGCGCTGCGCGGCATGCTCGCGATACCTATGCTTTGGGCAGTTCTGTGGGCGAGGGGAGTGCATCGGGGCGTCGTTCGCGCCGCGTTCGGAAAATGGCCGATGTTACGATCGGTCTTCATCACGACCACGTTTCTGGCGTTTTATGCAGCAATCCCGTTCCTGAGCCTGTCGACCGTCGGCGCGGCCAACTATCTTGCCCCGATCTTTGTGGCGCTTCTGTCCGCATATGCGATCGGGGAGGCTGTCGGACCGTTCGGAAGGCTGGGTATCGTTCTCGGGTTTGCCGGCGTCGTGGTATTGCTGCAACCGGGGACCGACGCGTTCTCGCCCTGGGCGCTGCTTCCCGTTGTCGGAGCTGCGTTTTATGCGATGGCGCACATTACGACGCGGGTCAAATGCCAGGACACCCCGCTTTCTGCCCTTTCGCTGTCGCAGACTATTGTCATGCTGACGGCGGGCGTTTCTGTCAGTGCCCTGATTTACCTGGTTGTTCCGCCCGGCGACTTGCTCCGTGAGTATCCCTACATTTTTGGTGTGTGGTCGGATATCGGTTTGACAGACTGGCTGGTCCTCGCGCTGCTGGCGGGATTGACGATCGTCATTGGAATGATGCTGGCAGGCGCCTACCAGGCCGCCCCACCCGCCATCGTCTCAACCTTCGAATACAGCTATCTCGTGTTCGTCGCGATCTGGGACATTTTGTTTTTCGGCATATCGCCGAGTTTTGCATCTGTGACCGGCATGATGATGATTGTCAGCGCAGGACTGCTGGTGCTCCGCCGGAAGGCGCGGTGA
- the dmeF gene encoding CDF family Co(II)/Ni(II) efflux transporter DmeF, translated as MHTKDMSSWTHDHVFGQDKARPGERRTLIIVVVTAVFMVVEVFAGLYYGSMALLADGLHMASHAAALGISVAAYVYARRQAANRRFSFGTGKVNSLAAFASAILLVGFAALMAVESIERLFNPVAISFDQAILVAVIGLLVNGASAWLLASTPHHHHHHEHGHGHGHDHDHHHHHHGHDHDDEQTSEIHKDHNLRAAYLHVLADALTSLLAILALLAGKFAGATWLDPVMGIVGAALVAHWSFGLLRMSAKVLLDWQADDRLIDQVRAALRADESDRIADLHVWAIGQGQHAAEATIVSDHPRSPNHYKALIPESLGIVHVTVEVHRCGMSKEAA; from the coding sequence GTGCACACGAAAGACATGTCCTCCTGGACACACGACCACGTTTTCGGTCAGGACAAGGCGCGCCCGGGCGAACGGCGGACACTCATCATTGTCGTTGTGACCGCCGTCTTCATGGTCGTGGAGGTCTTCGCCGGACTTTACTACGGCTCGATGGCGCTCCTCGCCGACGGACTGCACATGGCAAGCCATGCGGCAGCGCTCGGCATCAGTGTCGCCGCCTATGTCTATGCGCGGCGGCAAGCCGCCAATCGGCGTTTTTCATTCGGAACGGGCAAGGTCAACAGCCTGGCGGCATTCGCCAGTGCGATCCTTCTGGTAGGTTTTGCCGCACTCATGGCCGTTGAAAGCATCGAGCGGCTGTTCAACCCCGTTGCCATCAGTTTCGACCAGGCAATTCTGGTCGCTGTGATTGGACTTCTCGTGAACGGCGCCAGCGCTTGGCTGCTCGCGTCCACTCCGCATCACCACCACCATCACGAGCATGGGCATGGTCACGGGCATGATCATGACCACCACCACCATCATCACGGGCACGATCATGACGATGAGCAGACCTCCGAAATCCATAAGGACCACAACCTGAGGGCCGCTTATCTCCATGTTCTGGCAGATGCGCTGACGTCGCTTCTGGCAATTCTCGCGCTCCTTGCCGGCAAGTTCGCGGGGGCGACGTGGCTTGATCCAGTCATGGGCATTGTCGGCGCCGCTCTTGTCGCACATTGGTCATTCGGCCTACTGCGGATGTCGGCAAAAGTTCTCCTGGACTGGCAAGCGGATGACCGATTGATCGATCAGGTGCGCGCGGCGCTCCGGGCTGACGAGAGCGACAGGATCGCCGACCTGCATGTCTGGGCGATCGGCCAGGGACAGCATGCCGCCGAGGCCACGATTGTCAGTGATCACCCCCGCAGCCCGAACCACTACAAGGCACTGATCCCCGAGAGCCTTGGGATCGTGCATGTGACTGTGGAAGTGCACCGCTGCGGCATGTCCAAGGAAGCCGCGTGA
- a CDS encoding LysR family transcriptional regulator codes for MERIPTHGIEVFLTIVREGSMRSAAEVLGVGAPAVSLQLKALEDRLGIELFFRTTRSLELTEAGKILFDAAAPAHRDLTYAFKKTKEMARSTTGTLRLSLSRGAYIAALAPVLKDFLARHPGINLDISWNEELVDIVRRGIHAGIRMGDMLSPDMIAVRITPPIKSAFFAAPSYLQNHGLPRTPRDLLDHQCIRQRLPSSGELREWWVTEDGQDTCIDPPARLIFDSAAGVIQAAREGHGVGWSMKATMEDHLKTGELERVLKPYAKDLPPFYIYYPAQNKRVECLRLLVEFLKHRSKNRADPEIASAGES; via the coding sequence ATGGAGCGCATACCCACACATGGCATCGAGGTCTTTCTAACCATTGTTCGTGAAGGATCAATGCGATCAGCCGCAGAAGTGCTCGGCGTCGGAGCACCCGCCGTGAGCCTGCAGCTTAAGGCGCTTGAAGACCGGTTGGGAATTGAACTGTTTTTCCGCACGACACGCAGCTTGGAGCTCACCGAAGCCGGGAAAATTCTTTTCGATGCCGCTGCGCCTGCGCATCGGGACCTGACCTACGCCTTCAAGAAAACGAAGGAGATGGCGCGCTCGACAACCGGCACGTTAAGGCTGAGCCTTTCGCGCGGCGCTTATATCGCCGCACTCGCACCCGTTCTGAAAGACTTCCTGGCAAGACACCCGGGCATCAACCTGGATATTTCCTGGAATGAAGAACTGGTCGATATCGTCCGCCGGGGAATTCATGCGGGCATTCGCATGGGCGACATGCTGAGCCCTGACATGATCGCGGTACGCATTACCCCACCGATCAAGTCAGCCTTCTTTGCCGCGCCCTCATATCTCCAGAACCATGGCTTGCCCCGTACGCCTCGTGACCTTTTGGACCATCAGTGCATACGACAACGGCTCCCCAGTTCCGGTGAGCTGCGGGAATGGTGGGTAACCGAGGATGGCCAGGACACATGCATCGACCCGCCCGCCCGGCTGATCTTCGATTCCGCCGCTGGCGTTATTCAAGCCGCGCGCGAGGGCCACGGTGTCGGCTGGTCCATGAAGGCGACAATGGAGGATCATCTGAAGACCGGAGAACTTGAGAGGGTCCTCAAGCCATACGCCAAGGACCTCCCCCCGTTTTACATCTACTATCCTGCGCAGAACAAAAGGGTAGAGTGCCTCAGGCTGCTCGTGGAGTTCCTGAAGCATCGGTCAAAGAACCGGGCAGACCCTGAGATCGCTTCAGCCGGAGAGAGCTGA
- a CDS encoding tellurite resistance TerB family protein: protein MVIVSASDNAMTDKELATIGDMIKMLPVFGEYDGNRIIPAAQRCGDILQEENGLSLVLELVGDVLPPKLYDTAYALAVEVAAADLHVEQEELRILQMLRDRFRLDKLTVAAIERGAIARHRTV from the coding sequence ATGGTGATTGTGTCTGCCTCAGACAACGCGATGACAGATAAGGAACTGGCCACGATCGGTGACATGATCAAGATGTTGCCGGTGTTCGGCGAATATGACGGCAACCGGATCATCCCCGCCGCGCAGCGCTGCGGCGACATTCTTCAGGAAGAAAACGGCCTGTCGCTGGTGCTGGAACTCGTCGGCGACGTCTTGCCGCCGAAGCTCTACGACACGGCCTATGCCCTCGCCGTTGAGGTCGCTGCGGCAGACCTTCACGTCGAACAGGAAGAACTGCGCATTCTTCAGATGCTGCGCGACCGGTTCCGCCTCGACAAGCTCACCGTGGCCGCCATCGAGCGCGGCGCCATCGCGCGGCACCGCACCGTTTGA
- a CDS encoding LuxR C-terminal-related transcriptional regulator, with product MNEAFQLTLREREVLGQLIHAETNRDTARLLSISAKTVGRKLENSYRKLGVPSWAAPAIKSLRSGIAGSRD from the coding sequence TTGAACGAAGCATTTCAGCTCACATTGCGCGAACGCGAAGTGCTTGGTCAGTTGATCCACGCAGAAACAAACAGGGACACCGCGCGTTTGCTGTCTATTTCAGCAAAGACGGTCGGCCGAAAGCTGGAAAACAGCTACCGCAAGCTGGGCGTCCCATCCTGGGCTGCGCCTGCCATCAAGTCGCTGAGATCCGGCATCGCCGGATCCCGCGACTGA